The segment CGGATCCGCCGGCTCAGCGGAGAGCCTCCGAGAGAAAACACTCAAATCCCGCGTAATCCGGAAAGGAATCCAGGAAGGCGAAGAATCGGACGTCCATCGGCTGCTACAGAAAAGAAGTTGCTTGATCGGCCGCTGCCGCCGTGGCGGCGTGTGAGCGTGGCATCGGCCTGGGCAAACGCCTCGAAGATCCGCACCTGGTCCGCGTCCGAAAGGCCGATCCCGGTATCCACCACCTCGATCGCGAGGAGCGGTCCGCTCGCCGACGTCGGGGGAAGCAGCTCGAGCCGCAGCGTGATGCCGCCGTGCTCGGTGAACTTGATCGCGTTGCCGACCAGATTCACCAGGATCTGGTGCAGCCGCGTCGGATCGGACTGGATCTGCTCCGGGATCGGGCCGCGGAAGCGGGTCTCGAGGCGGAGCTGCTTCTCGAGCGCCCGCGGCTGCAGCAGCGCAACCACGTCGGAGACGATCTGCACCGGAGAGCACGGGACGCTGGCCACGGAGAACTTTCCGGCCTCGATGCGCGAGAGGTCGAGGATGTCGTTCACGACCGCGAGCAGGTGCTGGCCGTTCCGCTTCACGGTGAGCAGCGCCGGATCGGGTCCCGCCGGGCGCCGCGTGCGAAGCGCCTCGTCGATCAGCTCGTCGGTGAAGCCGAGGATCGCGGTGAGCGGCGTCCGGATCTCGTGGCTCATGTTCGCCAGGAACTCGGACTTGGCCCGGTCGGCCGCCAGCGCCTTCCTGCAGGCATCGTCCGCCTTGGCCTGCGCGACGTGCAGCGACGCCCAGACGGTCCGGTGGGTCTGGCAGGTCAGCGCTCCGGCGACGCCGGAGAGCGCGGCGACCCCGAGCGAGGCGGCCACGCCGCCGCTGGCGGGGTCCGGCGCGATCTGAAGCGAGGCGAGGTAGATCACCGCCATCTCGACCGCGAGCAACAGCGACAGCGACGGCCGCCACGGAGCCAGGCACGCCATCAAGAGCGGCGAGAGCAGACCGAACGTCCGAAGCGGGTTGCCACCGGAAAGTGTCTGGACGCCCGCGAGCAGGAGCCCCGCGTTCACGACCGAGACGAGCACGAACAGGAGCACCGAGGCGTGACGCCGGCCCCACGGGGTTCTCGCGCCGATGCAGCACGCCCAGGCCGCGACCTGAGCCGTGGCGTGAAACGCGATCGCCCGGCGCGGATCGATGTCTCCGGTCACCAGACATGCGAGGGTGAACGGCAAGAGCGCCAGCGCGAAGACGGCGCACATGAGCCGTCCGCCGCGCGTCAGGAGCTTCCACAGATCGGGAAGATCCTCGTCGCGAATCGGTGTGATCAGGCTGTGCCAGTGGCGGGTCATGGCAGTCTTCGGCGCGATATCACCGCGCTGATTGCTCTATCGGCGCTGGTGATGTCGGGACTGATCGGAATGTTGGCGGCAAATCGCCGTCTCCCACCGCAAGTTTGCTTGCGTAACGCCCCTCGGCCGCGGTTTGCCAGGCCTCCGGCGGCGCCCGTATGCTCGCCGCGGATGGGACCGCTCGCGGGGCTGCGAATCGTCGAGATCGCGGGGATCGGCCCCGGGCCGTTCTGCGCCATGATGCTCGCCGACATGGGCGCCGAGGTCCTGCGCGTCGAGCGCCTGGCGCGTGTCGGTCCGGGCGATGCATCGGGCGATCTGCTCTCGCGCAGCCGGCGCTGCATCGCCGTCGACCTGAAGAGCGAAGCCGGTGTGGCGGCAGTGCTTCGGCTTTCGGACCGCGCGGACGGCCTGCTCGAGGGCTTCCGCCCCGGAGTGATGGAGCGCCTCGGCCTCGGACCCGAGGTCTGCCTGGCGCGGAACCCCGCTCTCGTCTACGGCCGCATGACCGGGTTCGGGCAGACGGGACCGCTCGCGCAGGCTGCCGGACACGACATCAACTACATCGCGCTCGCGGGCGCGCTCGACCCGATCGGACGCCGCGGCCAGCCGCCGACGCCACCGCTGAACCTGGTGGGCGATTTCGGCGGCGGCGGACTTCTGCTGGCCTTCGGCATGGTCTGCGCGCTGCTCGAGCGCAATCGCTCGGGCAAGGGACAGATCGTCGACGCCGCGATGGTGGACGGCGCGGCCACGCTGATGACGATCTTCCACTCCGCGCAGCAGTCGGGCTGGTGGAGCGAGCAGCGCGGCACGAACCTGCTCGACGGCGGCGCGCACTTCTACGACGTGTACGAGACGAGCGACGGCCTGTTCGTCTCGATCGGCTCGATCGAGCCGCAGTTCTACGCCGAGCTGCTCGCGCGCACGGGGCTAGACGCTGCGGAGCTCG is part of the Deltaproteobacteria bacterium genome and harbors:
- a CDS encoding CoA transferase encodes the protein MGPLAGLRIVEIAGIGPGPFCAMMLADMGAEVLRVERLARVGPGDASGDLLSRSRRCIAVDLKSEAGVAAVLRLSDRADGLLEGFRPGVMERLGLGPEVCLARNPALVYGRMTGFGQTGPLAQAAGHDINYIALAGALDPIGRRGQPPTPPLNLVGDFGGGGLLLAFGMVCALLERNRSGKGQIVDAAMVDGAATLMTIFHSAQQSGWWSEQRGTNLLDGGAHFYDVYETSDGLFVSIGSIEPQFYAELLARTGLDAAELGPQMDRARWPELKQRLAAVFKTKTRAQWCQIMEGSDVCFAPVLSISEARRHPHNVARGSFVALSGVEQPRPSPRFSRTDSGIQRPPARVGEHTDEALADWGFGADEIAKLREAKAIG